The following are encoded together in the Vespa velutina chromosome 3, iVesVel2.1, whole genome shotgun sequence genome:
- the LOC124947515 gene encoding nuclear pore complex protein DDB_G0274915-like isoform X1 — protein sequence MILRKDVLIIFYWLELCISCNMIACKYYRQGNCRYGQYCQFEHFNAFGNTNNKNNITAVVVASEVLIAERGNQWLLSCFAPFKERPHIPGMEDVSPEEVRWEMYQAQKNGVVEQAKLHYQQLCDDMKAKRDALKNPTQETVDMLKKILGDGHNTETTNNTSKFSFATSQTLILNSTTTTNVFGTKSFQPSQNNTFGNSFGTSNNPSPFVRTNNSTSLFGASSTFGNNALTFPNVTNSNSVFGKTGNTSVFGTGQNNQAFGSVPLQNNSIFGGAASQTVFGQPSNFGTTTQTTNVFARPSISQTTTSVFDSGAVPSNSLFYTPQSNTSLFGENKPSTTGPFGESSAIQTSNSIFGSTTSSGNLSTNSTSIFGQPKTTTAFGSPLVFGANGSFQNNSTPSIFGGQTFNKDAQVPSDNIFGRFITSSNFGTASQGTNVFTKTTSNVGLFGVPQNAQPIIPATNATSFVSAATTTSIPFGTVNSQIDPKNTYAIARPSFGITNTSSPLSNTVTSPTIQFGATTGTSFNGTTNISSPFTIPSFGGFTSSFMQTNTTVTTTTTNPFISQQTNSSFNGAIQNPNGTVNESLVTNQPNEKSLFTFAQKNTAIDDTIYSEEVHLTDDEKAMYLADQFVIGKIPLKPPCESMR from the exons GTTAGAATTGTGTATATCGTGCAATATGATAGCGTGTAAGTACTATCGTCAGGGCAATTGTCGTTATGGACAATATTGTCAATTTGAACATTTTAACGCTTTTG gaaataccaacaataaaaataatatcacagC gGTTGTTGTTGCAAGTGAAGTACTTATTGCAGAGAGGGGTAATCAATGGTTATTATCATGTTTTGCCCCTTTCAAAGAGCGACCTCATATACCTGGCATGGAGGATGTGTCACCTGAAGAAGTTAGATGGGAAATGTATCAAGCACAAAAAAATGGTGTTGTTGAACAAGCA aaACTTCATTATCAACAATTATGTGATGATATGAAAGCAAAACGTGATGCTTTAAAAAATCCTACGCAAGAAACTGTAGATATGTTA aaaaaaattttaggtGATGGTCATAATACTGAGACAACAAATAATACatctaaattttcttttgcaacTTCACAAACCTTAATCTTAAATAGTACTACAACTACTAATGTGTTTGGTACTAAATCATTTCAACCAAGTCAAAATAACACATTTGGTAACAGTTTTGGTACTTCAAATAATCCATCTCCATTTGTAAGAACAAATAACTCAACATCATTATTTGGTGCTAGCTCAACTTTTGGTAACAATGCATTGACATTTCCTAATGTAACTAATTCAAATTCAGTATTTGGTAAAACTGGAAATACTTCTGTATTTGGCACTGGACAAAATAATCAAGCATTTGGTTCAGTTCCGCTACagaataattctatttttggTGGTGCAGCATCACAAACAGTATTTGGTCAACCTAGCAATTTTGGTACTACCACTCAAACAACTAATGTTTTTGCCAGACCAAGTATATCACAGACAACAACATCGGTATTCGATAGTGGAGCAGTACCttctaattctttattttatacgcCTCAATCAAATACATCCTTGTTTGGTGAAAATAAACCATCTACTACTGGTCCATTTGGGGAATCTTCCGCTATACAAACATCAAATTCTATTTTTGGATCAACTACATCGTCAGGAAATTTGTCCACTAATTCAACAAGTATTTTTGGACAGCCAAAAACTACTACAGCATTTGGAAGTCCACTAGTATTTGGAGCAAATGgatcatttcaaaataattctaCTCCATCAATTTTTGGAGGTCAAACATTTAACAAAGATGCACAAGTGCCTAGTGACAACATTTTTGGTAGATTTATTACATCATCGAATTTTGGTACTGCAAGTCAAGGAACTAATGTTTTTACAAAAACTACAAGTAATGTAGGCCTTTTTGGAGTCCCTCAAAATGCTCAACCTATTATTCCAGCAACAAATGCAACTTCATTTGTCTCAGCAGCAACTACAACTAGTATTCCTTTTGGTACAGTAAATTCACAAATTGATCCTAAGAATACATATGCTATTGCAAGACCATCATTTGGTATAACAAATACAAGTAGTCCATTAAGTAACACAGTTACTTCACCTACCATACAGTTTGGAGCAACAACAGGAACAAGCTTTAATGGTACCACAAACATATCATCTCCTTTTACTATACCTTCATTTGGAGGTTTTACTTCTTCCTTTATGCAAACAAACACAACAGTTACAACTACTACAACAAATCCATTTATCTCACAACAAACTAATTCATCTTTCAATGGTGCAATTCAAAATCCAAATGGCACAGTAAATGAATCGCTTGTTACAAATCAACCTAATGAGAAATCGCTGTTTACATTTGCACAAAAAAATACTGCCATTGATGATACTATTTACTCTGAAGAAGTACATTTAACTGATGATGAAAAGGCTATGTATTTGGCAGACCAATTTGTAATTGGTAAAATACCACTAAAACCACCATGTGAAAGTATGAGGTAG
- the LOC124947515 gene encoding nuclear pore complex protein DDB_G0274915-like isoform X2, protein MIACKYYRQGNCRYGQYCQFEHFNAFGNTNNKNNITAVVVASEVLIAERGNQWLLSCFAPFKERPHIPGMEDVSPEEVRWEMYQAQKNGVVEQAKLHYQQLCDDMKAKRDALKNPTQETVDMLKKILGDGHNTETTNNTSKFSFATSQTLILNSTTTTNVFGTKSFQPSQNNTFGNSFGTSNNPSPFVRTNNSTSLFGASSTFGNNALTFPNVTNSNSVFGKTGNTSVFGTGQNNQAFGSVPLQNNSIFGGAASQTVFGQPSNFGTTTQTTNVFARPSISQTTTSVFDSGAVPSNSLFYTPQSNTSLFGENKPSTTGPFGESSAIQTSNSIFGSTTSSGNLSTNSTSIFGQPKTTTAFGSPLVFGANGSFQNNSTPSIFGGQTFNKDAQVPSDNIFGRFITSSNFGTASQGTNVFTKTTSNVGLFGVPQNAQPIIPATNATSFVSAATTTSIPFGTVNSQIDPKNTYAIARPSFGITNTSSPLSNTVTSPTIQFGATTGTSFNGTTNISSPFTIPSFGGFTSSFMQTNTTVTTTTTNPFISQQTNSSFNGAIQNPNGTVNESLVTNQPNEKSLFTFAQKNTAIDDTIYSEEVHLTDDEKAMYLADQFVIGKIPLKPPCESMR, encoded by the exons ATGATAGCGTGTAAGTACTATCGTCAGGGCAATTGTCGTTATGGACAATATTGTCAATTTGAACATTTTAACGCTTTTG gaaataccaacaataaaaataatatcacagC gGTTGTTGTTGCAAGTGAAGTACTTATTGCAGAGAGGGGTAATCAATGGTTATTATCATGTTTTGCCCCTTTCAAAGAGCGACCTCATATACCTGGCATGGAGGATGTGTCACCTGAAGAAGTTAGATGGGAAATGTATCAAGCACAAAAAAATGGTGTTGTTGAACAAGCA aaACTTCATTATCAACAATTATGTGATGATATGAAAGCAAAACGTGATGCTTTAAAAAATCCTACGCAAGAAACTGTAGATATGTTA aaaaaaattttaggtGATGGTCATAATACTGAGACAACAAATAATACatctaaattttcttttgcaacTTCACAAACCTTAATCTTAAATAGTACTACAACTACTAATGTGTTTGGTACTAAATCATTTCAACCAAGTCAAAATAACACATTTGGTAACAGTTTTGGTACTTCAAATAATCCATCTCCATTTGTAAGAACAAATAACTCAACATCATTATTTGGTGCTAGCTCAACTTTTGGTAACAATGCATTGACATTTCCTAATGTAACTAATTCAAATTCAGTATTTGGTAAAACTGGAAATACTTCTGTATTTGGCACTGGACAAAATAATCAAGCATTTGGTTCAGTTCCGCTACagaataattctatttttggTGGTGCAGCATCACAAACAGTATTTGGTCAACCTAGCAATTTTGGTACTACCACTCAAACAACTAATGTTTTTGCCAGACCAAGTATATCACAGACAACAACATCGGTATTCGATAGTGGAGCAGTACCttctaattctttattttatacgcCTCAATCAAATACATCCTTGTTTGGTGAAAATAAACCATCTACTACTGGTCCATTTGGGGAATCTTCCGCTATACAAACATCAAATTCTATTTTTGGATCAACTACATCGTCAGGAAATTTGTCCACTAATTCAACAAGTATTTTTGGACAGCCAAAAACTACTACAGCATTTGGAAGTCCACTAGTATTTGGAGCAAATGgatcatttcaaaataattctaCTCCATCAATTTTTGGAGGTCAAACATTTAACAAAGATGCACAAGTGCCTAGTGACAACATTTTTGGTAGATTTATTACATCATCGAATTTTGGTACTGCAAGTCAAGGAACTAATGTTTTTACAAAAACTACAAGTAATGTAGGCCTTTTTGGAGTCCCTCAAAATGCTCAACCTATTATTCCAGCAACAAATGCAACTTCATTTGTCTCAGCAGCAACTACAACTAGTATTCCTTTTGGTACAGTAAATTCACAAATTGATCCTAAGAATACATATGCTATTGCAAGACCATCATTTGGTATAACAAATACAAGTAGTCCATTAAGTAACACAGTTACTTCACCTACCATACAGTTTGGAGCAACAACAGGAACAAGCTTTAATGGTACCACAAACATATCATCTCCTTTTACTATACCTTCATTTGGAGGTTTTACTTCTTCCTTTATGCAAACAAACACAACAGTTACAACTACTACAACAAATCCATTTATCTCACAACAAACTAATTCATCTTTCAATGGTGCAATTCAAAATCCAAATGGCACAGTAAATGAATCGCTTGTTACAAATCAACCTAATGAGAAATCGCTGTTTACATTTGCACAAAAAAATACTGCCATTGATGATACTATTTACTCTGAAGAAGTACATTTAACTGATGATGAAAAGGCTATGTATTTGGCAGACCAATTTGTAATTGGTAAAATACCACTAAAACCACCATGTGAAAGTATGAGGTAG